A part of Cannabis sativa cultivar Pink pepper isolate KNU-18-1 chromosome 6, ASM2916894v1, whole genome shotgun sequence genomic DNA contains:
- the LOC115695300 gene encoding uncharacterized protein LOC115695300, whose product MNSTPPILRSATVVRNLENSFKNSQQDRMVKIELEDIEDEVNYWKPSLVCYVLGANPPLHVLEGFAKRKWNDNVDKVKLLAYGVFLIRFHSVGQRDEVLNGGYIFFNRKPVIMKPWDPNVSIKKEDVKMVPIWIQLEDLDLKYWGEKSLFKIVGQLGKPIMVDAITRERERLMFPRVLIEVSIEQELPGLIEFVNEYGSTTTVIVQYEWKPTLCQQCHGMGHVTAECKKMIQPKKEWIVKKDNRGVNKKIILDEEGFQPVSGGKKSRLQEAPAETELQNTFSVLIAAGGEKQDYQEVEIGAKQNNTREGGDPSLGNG is encoded by the coding sequence ATGAATTCTACTCCTCCTATTCTGAGATCTGCAACTGTTGTGAGGAATTTAGAAAACTCTTTTAAAAATTCACAGCAAGATAGGATGGTGAAGATTGAATTAGAGGATATAGAAGATGAGGTTAATTACTGGAAACCTTCATTGGTGTGTTATGTTCTTGGAGCCAATCCACCTTTACATGTATTAGAAGGCTTTGCAAAACGTAAATGGAATGACAATGTGGATAAAGTAAAATTGCTAGCCTATGGAGTGTTCTTGATTAGATTTCATTCGGTTGGACAAAGAGATGAAGTTTTGAATGGGGGTTATATTTTCTTCAATCGAAAACCGGTCATTATGAAACCATGGGACCCGAATGTTAGTATTAAGAAAGAAGATGTGAAAATGGTGCCAATTTGGATACAATTAGAGGACTTAGACCTCAAATATTGGGGGGAAAAGTCTTTGTTCAAAATAGTTGGGCAATTGGGGAAACCTATTATGGTGGATGCGATTACAAGGGAACGAGAAAGGCTTATGTTTCCAAGGGTGTTGATAGAGGTTAGTATTGAGCAAGAACTTCCAGGCTTGATTGAATTTGTGAATGAGTATGGAAGTACCACTACTGTTATTGTACAGTATGAATGGAAGCCTACCTTATGTCAACAATGCCATGGCATGGGACATGTGACAGCCGAATGTAAGAAGATGATTCAGCCTAAGAAAGAATGGATAGTGAAGAAGGATAACAGGGGagtcaacaaaaaaattatactcGATGAGGAGGGATTTCAACCGGTTTCTGGAGGGAAGAAAAGCAGATTACAAGAAGCACCTGCTGAAACCGAATTGCAGAACACTTTTAGTGTGCTAATAGCAGCAGGTGGTGAGAAACAGGACTACCAAGAAGTGGAAATTGGGGCAAAACAGAATAATACAAGAGAGGGGGGAGATCCCTCTCTTGGAAATGGATAA
- the LOC133039280 gene encoding uncharacterized protein LOC133039280, producing MDHTFSSFATIIYAFNDKNGREMLWNDLSALATNDNWFLMGDFNDILSKEERIGLKVKYYPDIAFANCVEQCHLEDVKSTGNFFTWSNKQQGQDRIWSKIDRVMANQAWLDQYRTAEVNFLNEGTFDHSPCVLSLYPKRAEGRKPFRYFKMWSSYPSFRSKVYEMWNKQIYGTKMYQVVSKLKSLKPILKEINKAGFSDIHSAVQRAKDELESVQQQLQHDPLDVGMLDREITARAKLVQVQQDYSAFLQQKAKVTWVQNGDLNTAIFHASIKQRARHNQIFSIESKNGTRITDPNLISAAFVDYYKELLGTSLANRRPKVLEKLVGERCGCI from the coding sequence ATGGATCATACCTTTAGTAGTTTTGCTACTATCATATATGCCTTCAATGATAAAAATGGGAGAGAGATGCTCTGGAATGACTTGTCTGCGTTAGCAACCAATGATAATTGGTTTTTAATGGGGGACTTTAATGATATTCTTTCAAAGGAGGAGAGAATAGGCCTTAAAGTCAAGTATTATCCAGACATAGCTTTTGCAAATTGTGTTGAACAGTGTCATTTGGAAGATGTGAAGTCAACTGGGAACTTTTTTACATGGTCGAATAAACAACAGGGGCAAGATAGAATTTGGTCTAAAATTGATAGAGTCATGGCTAATCAAGCATGGCTAGATCAATACCGAACAGCAGAGGTAAATTTCTTGAATGAAGGGACCTTTGATCACTCTCCTTGTGTACTGTCCTTGTATCCAAAGAGAGCTGAGGGGAGGAAGCCATTTAGATACTTCAAGATGTGGAGTAGTTACCCGAGCTTCAGGAGCAAAGTGTATGAAATGTGGAACAAGCAGATATATGGGACTAAGATGTACCAGGTGGTCTCCAAACTTAAATCTCTTAAACCGATCCTAAAAGAGATTAACaaagctggtttttctgatataCATTCGGCTGTCCAGAGAGCTAAGGATGAACTTGAAAGTGTGCAGCAACAATTACAGCATGATCCTCTTGATGTTGGGATGCTTGATAGAGAAATAACTGCTAGAGCTAAGCTCGTTCAAGTGCAGCAGGACTACTCAGCCTTTTTACAGCAGAAGGCCAAGGTTACTTGGGTACAAAATGGTGATCTAAATACTGCAATTTTTCATGCAAGTATTAAGCAAAGGGCTCGACACAATCAGATATTCTCCATAGAAAGCAAGAATGGCACCAGAATCACTGATCCAAATTTGATCTCTGCAGCTTTTGTTGATTACTATAAGGAGTTGTTGGGAACAAGTTTGGCTAACAGAAGACCAAAGGTCTTAGAGAAGCTTGTCGGCGAGAGGTGTGGTTGTATCTAA